A genomic region of Nerophis lumbriciformis linkage group LG28, RoL_Nlum_v2.1, whole genome shotgun sequence contains the following coding sequences:
- the LOC133570792 gene encoding rho guanine nucleotide exchange factor 19, which yields MLPLKVLLLSLTFHQLFDNLDAAFSCPKGQRINVCNRNQKCCRACPDGYYQPEENHSKQCKPCTRCNEVSGSEVKEKCTKQIDTQCRCRGGFSPVELDSATCECALGFGLKQGECSKCEHGFFSPRPNSPCSKWKECKSGVNVNGSSTSDMLCNGEPKTPNTTTSVVTNVELHRPQSPDHIHHNHDITKATTDHYVSSKGNMQPTQPPNITRHHVGISFLIFAIVGLLVLTVVTCKMHVNPCVRRQPTVQRPLYQDYCLQDVKEDLQRLNNKRSLTELIAPQYLQGFQSRLNLQPSSPERTPPPPDGHVIRVSACMLWRDLEEVKAAGLLGLLTPGQVQLQECMFELIVSEASYLRSLGVAVDHFCASKALQHTLSRLEHHTLFSNIRHVKAASEKFLMDLEIRLGESVFMSQLGDIVLDHSPSFRTRYVPYVTNMMYQEALVKRLLQHNPDFVASLKKLEDDPVCQRQNLKSFLVIPFQRITRIKLILQSILKLTKEKSESLFYLEKAKEAIHEIVKECDEGIQKMKFIEQLVALETLLDFGQLKAVPLVVSGRFLVHEGPLNQLTVESSCQTRTSLTSIHLHLFNDLLIISSKREQHFLVEDHAEFPSHVHMVLLNTEAVGLPQNSFVLRLSQGQSGRPTAMILVAHSRSDMEQWMKVLLHSMQ from the exons ATGCTTCCTCTCAAAGTGCTCCTCTTGAGTCTGACTTTTCATCAACTCTTCGACAATTTGGATGCGGCATTCTCTTGTCCAAAAG GTCAGCGGATAAATGTGTGCAACAGAAACCAGAAATGTTGTCGAGCTTGTCCTGATGGATATTACCAGCCTGAAGAGAACCACTCCAAACAGTGCAAACCGTGCACAAGGTGTAACGAAG TGTCGGGAAGTGAAGTGAAAGAGAAATGCACAAAACAGATAGACACACAATGCCGGTGCCGAGGAGGATTCAGTCCTGTGGAGCTTGATTCTGCTACCTGCGAATGTGCCCTTGGGTTTGGGttaaagcagggag AATGCTCTAAATGTGAACATGGATTTTTTAGCCCACGTCCAAATTCCCCTTGTTCCAAATGGAAAGA GTGTAAGTCCGGCGTGAACGTGAACGGCAGCAGCACCTCTGACATGCTCTGCAATGGCGAGCCAAAGACACCAAACACTACGACGTCTGTCGTCACAAATGTAGAACTCCACCGTCCACAAAGTCCTGACCATATTCATCATAATCATGATATCACCAAGGCTACCACAGATCATTATGTGTCCTCCAAGGGCAACATGCAGCCAACACAACCTCCAAACATCACCCGCCACCACGTTG GCATTTCCTTCCTCATCTTTGCAATTGTTGGACTGCTTGTTTTGACTGTGGTGACGTGTAAAATGCACGTTAATCCTTGCGTGAGAAGACAGCCAACGGTGCAAC GTCCCCTCTATCAGGACTACTGTCTGCAGGACGTCAAAGAGGACCTCCAGAGACTAAACAACAAACGGTCACTGACTGAGTTGATCGCCCCTCAGTACCTGCAGGGTTTTCAGTCCCGTCTGAACCTTCAGCCGAGTTCACCTGAGCGGACTCCTCCGCCTCCCGATGGTCACGTGATCCGAGTGTCGGCATGCATGCTGTGGCGGGACTTGGAGGAAGTGAAGGCTGCGGGTCTGCTGGGCCTCCTGACTCCTGGACAGGTCCAGCTTCAAGAG TGTATGTTTGAGTTGATTGTCTCTGAGGCGTCTTACCTGAGGAGTCTGGGCGTGGCCGTGGATCACTTCTGCGCATCCAAGGCCCTCCAACACACCTTGTCCCGGCTGGAGCATCACACTTTGTTCTCCAACATTCGTCACGTGAAGGCGGCCAGTGAGAA ATTTCTCATGGACCTGGAGATTCGCCTGGGGGAAAGTGTCTTCATGTCCCAGCTAGGGGACATCGTGCTGGATCACAGCCCCTCCTTCCGTACTCGCTATGTGCCTTACGTGACCAACATGATGTACCAGGAAGCTCTGGTCAAGCGTCTGCT GCAGCACAACCCGGACTTTGTGGCGTCGCTCAAGAAGCTGGAAGACGATCCGGTTTGCCAAAGACAAAATCTGAAGTCTTTCCTCGTCATTCCTTTCCAAAGAATCACTCGCATAAAACTCATCCTGCAG AGTATTCTCAAACTGACGAAAGAAAAGTCTGAGAGTTTGTTCTATCTTGAGAAAGCAAAGGAGGCCATCCATGAG ATAGTGAAGGAGTGTGATGAGGGCATCCAAAAAATGAAGTTCATCGAGCAGCTGGTCGCCTTGGAGACGCTGCTGGATTTTGGCCAACTGAAG GCGGTTCCTCTGGTGGTAAGTGGCCGTTTTTTGGTGCACGAGGGTCCTCTGAACCAGCTGACTGTGGAGAGCAGCTGCCAGACGAGAACATCGCTCACTAGCATCCACCTTCATCTCTTCAATGATCTTTTGATCATCTCCTCCAAAAG GGAGCAGCACTTCCTGGTGGAGGATCACGCAGAGTTCCCCTCACACGTGCACATGGTGCTGCTGAACACGGAAGCTGTGGGTTTGCCACAAAACTCCTTCGTGCTGCGTCTTTCACAGGGACAAAGTGGACGTCCGACGGCCATGATACTGGTGGCACACAGCAG GTCAGACATGGAGCAGTGGATGAAGGTGCTGCTGCATTCGATGCaatga